One genomic window of Sphingopyxis sp. OPL5 includes the following:
- a CDS encoding DOMON-like domain-containing protein: MLLTCHPDTPCSADLFLSVDAVRNQPGSLYLRFIIDGEMDRIVMPPRRALGRTDGLWQTTCCEAFVKPAGRSDYLEFNLSPSTAWASYWFDDYRAGMREADVVPDFDRVGGIIQALFDFSGQPGLDDADWQVGLSVVIEEKTGTKSYWALAHPPGKPDFHHPDCFALTLGAPGPA; the protein is encoded by the coding sequence ATGCTGTTGACTTGCCATCCCGACACGCCTTGCTCGGCCGACCTGTTCCTTTCGGTCGATGCGGTTCGCAACCAGCCGGGATCGCTTTACCTGCGCTTCATCATCGACGGCGAGATGGACAGGATCGTCATGCCGCCGCGTCGCGCCCTCGGGCGCACCGACGGGCTGTGGCAGACGACTTGCTGCGAGGCGTTCGTGAAGCCTGCGGGGCGCAGCGACTATCTGGAATTCAACCTGTCGCCCTCGACCGCTTGGGCGTCCTATTGGTTCGACGATTATCGCGCCGGGATGCGCGAGGCCGATGTGGTCCCCGATTTCGACCGCGTCGGCGGCATAATTCAGGCGCTGTTCGACTTTTCGGGCCAGCCCGGCCTCGACGATGCCGACTGGCAGGTCGGCCTGTCAGTGGTGATCGAGGAGAAGACCGGCACCAAAAGCTACTGGGCGCTGGCTCACCCTCCCGGCAAACCCGACTTCCATCATCCCGATTGCTTTGCGCTGACGCTTGGGGCACCCGGTCCGGCATGA
- a CDS encoding exo-beta-N-acetylmuramidase NamZ domain-containing protein has protein sequence MTVQFGIDRLLADPALRKPLEGQRVALLAHPASVTADLVHSLDALVAAGINVTAVFGPQHGVRGDLQDNMMESPDFTDPTYGMPVFSLYGEVRRPSGQSMHTFDVMLVDLQDLGCRIYTYVTTLLYILEAAAEHGKAVWVLDRPNPAGRPVEGTLLQTGWESFVGAGPMAMRHGLTMGEMGRWFIRHFNLDVDYRVIGMEGWQPDGPGFGWPADRVWINPSPNAANLNMARAYAGTVMIEGATLSEGRGTTRPLELFGAPDIDAKAVIAEMQRLAPEWLAGCKLRDIWFEPTFHKHMKVLNSGVFIHAEGAWYDHAAFRPWRVQALGFKAIRSLYPDYPIWRGTDFKYEYTDDVLAIDVINGGSGLRTWVDDAGAVAGDLDALAGPDEAAWREEIADLLIYV, from the coding sequence ATGACTGTCCAATTCGGCATCGACCGCCTGCTCGCCGACCCCGCGCTTCGCAAACCGCTCGAAGGCCAGCGCGTCGCGTTGCTCGCGCATCCCGCTTCGGTCACCGCTGACCTCGTCCACAGCCTCGACGCGCTGGTCGCCGCCGGGATCAACGTCACCGCGGTGTTCGGGCCGCAGCATGGCGTGCGCGGTGACCTTCAGGACAATATGATGGAGTCGCCCGACTTCACCGACCCGACCTACGGCATGCCGGTGTTCAGCCTCTATGGCGAGGTGCGGCGGCCGTCGGGGCAGTCGATGCACACGTTCGACGTGATGCTGGTCGACCTGCAGGATCTGGGGTGCCGCATCTACACCTATGTGACGACCCTGCTTTACATCCTCGAAGCCGCGGCGGAGCATGGCAAGGCGGTGTGGGTGCTCGACCGGCCGAACCCGGCGGGCCGTCCGGTCGAGGGGACATTGCTGCAGACGGGCTGGGAGAGCTTCGTCGGCGCGGGACCGATGGCGATGCGCCACGGGCTGACGATGGGCGAGATGGGGCGCTGGTTCATCCGGCACTTCAACCTCGACGTCGATTATCGCGTGATCGGGATGGAGGGGTGGCAGCCCGATGGACCGGGCTTTGGCTGGCCGGCCGACCGCGTGTGGATCAACCCCAGCCCCAATGCCGCGAACCTCAACATGGCGCGCGCCTATGCGGGGACGGTGATGATCGAGGGTGCGACGCTTAGCGAGGGCAGGGGCACGACGCGCCCGCTCGAACTGTTCGGGGCGCCCGATATCGACGCCAAGGCGGTGATCGCCGAGATGCAGCGGCTGGCGCCCGAATGGCTCGCGGGATGCAAGCTGCGCGACATCTGGTTCGAGCCGACCTTCCACAAGCATATGAAGGTGCTGAACAGCGGAGTGTTCATCCATGCCGAGGGGGCGTGGTACGACCATGCCGCGTTCCGGCCCTGGCGGGTGCAGGCGCTGGGGTTTAAGGCGATCCGCTCGCTGTACCCCGACTATCCGATCTGGCGCGGCACCGACTTCAAATATGAATATACCGACGATGTGCTGGCGATCGACGTGATCAACGGCGGCAGCGGCTTGCGCACGTGGGTCGACGATGCCGGGGCGGTGGCGGGCGATCTCGATGCGCTGGCCGGGCCCGACGAGGCGGCATGGCGCGAAGAGATCGCCGACCTGCTGATCTATGTATGA
- a CDS encoding M24 family metallopeptidase gives MQRRHFLGTAALTGLATTLPASVLAVDTAGLSNLAAKAVPIGKAERQARIAKAKELMAANDIGALLIEPGSSLIYFTGVQWWRSERLTAAVLTREGEVAIVTPFFEEPSVRESLGIEAEVLTWNEDENPLAAVAAWLGKRGLAKGRIGVEETVRYFAVDGLKKAMPDATVVNGAPVVRGCRMHKSAAEIALMQVAADITLAAYRHTAPRVEVGMTPADIGGLMKAATQALGGQSEFELILLGEASAYPHGSGKPQAVKDGEVVLMDCGATVHGYQSDISRTFVHGKASPRQRQVWDQMRKGQDVAFAAAKLGTPAGQVDDAVRAYYQGLGWGPGYKLPGTSHRTGHGIGLDGHEPVNLVHGETTPLAPGMCFSNEPGIYIPGEFGIRLEDCFFMTESGPKWFSEPPPSIDKPFG, from the coding sequence ATGCAGCGGCGGCACTTTCTGGGGACTGCGGCGCTGACCGGGCTGGCGACGACGTTGCCGGCGTCTGTGCTCGCGGTCGACACGGCGGGTCTGTCCAACCTCGCGGCGAAGGCGGTGCCGATCGGCAAGGCCGAGCGGCAGGCGCGGATCGCCAAGGCGAAGGAACTGATGGCGGCGAACGATATCGGCGCGCTGCTGATCGAGCCGGGGTCGAGCCTCATCTATTTCACCGGCGTGCAATGGTGGCGGAGTGAGCGGCTGACCGCCGCGGTGCTGACGCGCGAAGGCGAGGTGGCCATCGTCACGCCGTTCTTTGAGGAACCGTCGGTGCGCGAGAGCCTGGGCATCGAGGCCGAAGTGCTGACGTGGAACGAGGATGAGAACCCGCTCGCTGCGGTTGCTGCCTGGCTTGGCAAGCGCGGGCTGGCCAAGGGACGGATCGGGGTCGAGGAAACGGTGCGCTATTTTGCGGTCGATGGACTCAAAAAGGCGATGCCGGATGCGACGGTGGTCAACGGTGCCCCCGTGGTGCGCGGGTGCCGGATGCACAAATCGGCGGCTGAGATCGCGCTGATGCAGGTCGCCGCTGACATCACGCTCGCTGCTTATCGCCACACCGCGCCGCGGGTCGAGGTGGGGATGACCCCGGCCGATATCGGCGGACTCATGAAGGCCGCGACGCAGGCGCTGGGCGGGCAGAGCGAGTTCGAGCTGATCCTGCTTGGTGAGGCGAGCGCCTATCCGCATGGGTCCGGCAAGCCGCAGGCGGTGAAGGACGGCGAGGTCGTGCTGATGGATTGCGGCGCGACGGTGCACGGCTATCAGTCCGACATCTCGCGGACCTTCGTCCATGGCAAGGCAAGCCCCCGCCAGCGGCAGGTGTGGGACCAGATGCGCAAGGGGCAGGATGTCGCCTTCGCCGCGGCGAAGCTGGGCACGCCAGCGGGGCAGGTCGATGACGCGGTGCGCGCTTATTATCAGGGACTGGGCTGGGGGCCGGGATACAAGCTCCCTGGAACCTCGCATCGCACCGGCCACGGCATCGGGCTCGACGGGCATGAGCCGGTCAATCTGGTGCATGGCGAAACGACGCCGTTGGCGCCGGGCATGTGTTTCTCGAACGAGCCCGGCATTTATATACCCGGCGAGTTCGGGATCAGGCTCGAGGATTGCT